Within the Maribacter sp. BPC-D8 genome, the region AGGGGAAGAAATGTATCACTTTAAAGATGCTACCGAAATGATGGGTTTTGATTTAACCAATCACGGATTAAAAATGATTCTTGATCCGGCTGTACCAGAAACGATATCTAATCATTTTGCAGAAATTGTACATCCGTTTTTAGAAAAGTATGGTAGTGACATTCAGAATGTAAACCATTTAATATTTCATCCCGGAGGAAAGAAAATAGTACAAACCGTAGAATCGCTATTTGGTGCACTAGGTAAAAATATAGATGATACCAGAGAGGTGTTACGACTTTATGGAAACATGAGTAGTGCTACTGTTTTATACGTGTTAGAACGTTTTTTAGAAAAAGATATAGCAACAGGAGAGCAAGGGTTGATACTGAGTTTTGGTCCCGGTTTCTCGGCACAACGCGTATTGATAGAATGGTAGCTTAAGTAAACGACAACTATGAAAAATACCTATTGGGCTTTAATATTGGGAGGAAGTAGCGGACTCGGACTCGCCACCGCTAAGAAATTGGCTAGCCATGGCTACCATATTTTAATTATGCACCGAGATCGACGTGCAGCCATGGATGAGATTGAAAAAGGATTCGATGAAATTCGTGCCTTTGGTAATCAATTGATAGCAATGAATGTAGATGTTTTAAATGCTGAAAAACGAGCAGATATCATTTCTAATATCCAGCAACAGTTACCAGAAGGTCATCAGATTAAGGTAATGGTACATAGTGTAGCAAAAGGAACACTTAAGCCCATGTATTCAGAAAGTAGACCAACCTTGGTCGACACCGATTTTAGAATCACTTTCGATGCCATGGCGTTGAGCTTGTACGATTGGACAAAAGCACTGGTTACGGCAAATTTATTTGCAGACGATACGCGTATAGTTTCATTTACAAGTGAAGGTAATACCAAAGCATTACCAAATTATAGTGCCGTTTCAGTGGCTAAAGTAGCTTTAGAAGCGCTGACCAGAAGTATTGCGTTAGAATTTGCACCAATCGGTATAAAAGCAAACTGCATACAGGCAGGCATTACGATGACCAAATCGTTATCTATGATTCCCGGTTACGAGCAGATTAAAGAAAATGCAT harbors:
- a CDS encoding enoyl-ACP reductase FabI, which produces MKNTYWALILGGSSGLGLATAKKLASHGYHILIMHRDRRAAMDEIEKGFDEIRAFGNQLIAMNVDVLNAEKRADIISNIQQQLPEGHQIKVMVHSVAKGTLKPMYSESRPTLVDTDFRITFDAMALSLYDWTKALVTANLFADDTRIVSFTSEGNTKALPNYSAVSVAKVALEALTRSIALEFAPIGIKANCIQAGITMTKSLSMIPGYEQIKENALKRNPQNRLTTPEDVANAVYLLTMDEASWITGTVIKVDGGESLM